From the Desulfobacterales bacterium genome, the window CACCTGCTTTATTATCCTTTTTCTTTTTCGGTTGCTTTTTTCTGTTTGGATCGGTCGATGGCGGCTTGCTGCTGTTTGTACTGTTTAAATTTAAACGATTGGCAAGCAGAGTGATTATCAGAATCAGAA encodes:
- a CDS encoding DUF6444 domain-containing protein — encoded protein: MKIENIDIEATIEKAHNLVREDKQLSAATKSMFEILILIITLLANRLNLNSTNSSKPPSTDPNRKKQPKKKKDNKAG